A region from the Brassica napus cultivar Da-Ae chromosome C8, Da-Ae, whole genome shotgun sequence genome encodes:
- the LOC106394782 gene encoding uncharacterized protein LOC106394782, with amino-acid sequence MSHHHHHQAVDNLINVFARASRDLDAVHFKLDKEFQQTYPENANPMKLIQRIKKLQEDVTFLKDQCLELLSAKQDLIDKAQTTLVGNYNLIQKINAALGESANGDALADFNQIIEEWTMQVRSRTVGETEEPDKEDINKLLFSAIVHNN; translated from the exons atgagtcatcatcaccaccaccaaGCCGTCGATAATCTTATCAATGTATTCGCGAGAGCCTCTCGTGATCTCGATGCTGTCCATTTCAAGCTCGACAAGGAGTTCCAGCAGACTTACCCAGAAAAC GCGAATCCGATGAAGCTGATTCAGAGAATCAAGAAGCTGCAGGAAGATGTGACTTTCCTCAAAGACCAATGCCTTGAGCTTTTGTCTGCTAAACAG GATTTGATTGACAAGGCGCAGACAACACTTGTTGGTAACTACAACCTTATTCAGAAAATAAATGCGGCCTTGGGAGAATCAGCAAATGGCGATGCGTTGGCTGATTTTAACCAG ATAATTGAGGAGTGGACAATGCAAGTTAGATCAAGAACAG TGGGAGAAACAGAGGAGCCAGATAAAGAAGACATTAATAAGTTGCTTTTCTCAGCTATTGTTCATAACAATTGA